The genomic region GTTTTCCATGGTGAGATCTTCGTCTACATGCAAAGGTACAAATATttagttagtaaaaaaaaaacataattaaactGAAATTTCTATCGTAAGAGGGAAATAACCACAATCACTATTTCACACCCTTATGAATATCACATACgcaaatgtaaaaatataaaactaatcaCTACAAATAAGAGATCAAAAAACTAATCAACAATACTTTTGCATGAAGTATAATTACTAATCAAAACTATTCTAACTTGCCAAAGATCACGATTCGTTATCTATCAAATTTAAGAGACAAAAAAGACAACAAAAATGTGGAAGAAGAGGGTTGATAGATTACAAATAACCGAAAGTTAATAGACAAAAATGTTATTAACCTAACTCGTGATGATTTACTAACCTAAATCgaggaaaaaaaattactaaccGAAATCTGAAGAGACGAAAATGTTTTAGAAGAGAGTTTAGAAATTGTAATGAGAAAGGTGGGATGAAATGAGATGCGTTTTGGTCTTATTTATAATGGAAAGCGAAGACTCTCCAAGGGTTGTGTCTTTTCACAATACTAAATCGGTTCAAATCGTTTCGAAATAACTGTTATGGAAACTAAATCGGTTCAAATACTTTTCTAAATTCAAATCGTTTCGAAATAACTGTTATGGAAACTAAATCGGTTCAAATACTTTtctaaattaaacattataCGTAAAAGGGAATGGTTGCCATTTTGTACTATAGATATGAAATCTGTAATCATTGTATGTGTTAATTTTTTGCAAACTTACCAACTCATTTTCctctcaaatattttaatttcattagGACttcaataacaattttttactaatcaaatattaataattaacatgattttattttttaactacaGAAATGAAATCTGCAATCATTGGCGGTGTTTTTCTCTCTTTATCTATATAGAATATTTCCATAAGAGAGTAGAGGAGGAagttatataaacaaaagaacAATCGATTACATTTGAAAAAATGCAAGATCAAACAAAGAAATTGATGGGAGCTTTTCACCTTTACAAAAGGCTGTCAAATATAGTATTGTCATTTAGAAGCATAATGATATAACCTAGTAAGGAAAATAATCTTATTAAGTATTATAAAAGCCAACGATAATTCAACTAATAATTTGTTAAGTAAAGCAAAAAAACcttaataagaataaaaaagccactataaaatataaaaatgcatCTTAAACACCGGTTCTCTTTTTAATGCTTCTCTTTCTTGATCCAAAACGAAGCTCCAGGTTTGGTATCAGCACTGAGGTAGGCATTCGCTTCTAAACTTTCGATCGGAGAACCTTCACGTTTAGCAGGAGTCATGATCTTAAATTTTGAGCTCCTATAAGAAGAACCAGGTACAAGCATCGCATGCTGAAACATGCGTGTCATCAAAAATAACCATAACTAAGAAACTTTGAATTATATCgtagagataaataaaataacgtACCTCTGGGATTTGAGACACTTTATAAAACTCTGGGGAAAACGTATTCGAGCATCCCTTATAATATAGAAGAAgcataaaaatgaataaataatgGAATAGGATCTACGTACATAATCAACGTAAATCGAAATTTACGTACCTTAGGACAAGGGGACACATCAAACTCGTTCATCATATATGGGCTGGTGATAAACTTCGCGACCTTAAATGTATCGTCCTTGTACTGATAATTATTGCGATCTATTATGATCTTAAATAAATAGGTTTTACCAACCAGTTTGGTCAGAGCAGTCCGCAAAACACTGGTATCCTATatacaccaaaaaaaacaatatttaagaCTTCACTTTAGTTAAAAGGTAATGTAGTTACAAATAGAACaattttaaataagattttaGACAGCATACTCCATTATCTTTGATAGGTGTCATTGCATGACTGAAAGGTTGATGGAGCAATTGGAGTGCAATACTATCTAACACCAAAAGCTTAGTGTGACCTGTATCATCTAGTACCACCAAATGCAGCTTCGGCCTATTATATacgaaaattaaataaatcgTACCAAGTAAACAAATAACATTTTTACGGAAGCCGAAATAAAGTAAGGATAATCTGATTACCTTAACGACCGCTTAGGATTGAGAACCTTGCACTTAGTACAATAGAACATAAAACGCCTATCCAGTTCATAGGTACCTTCGGCACAAAGGTTATTATGCAACATGTCTATTTTTGTACCACAACCTTTGCAACTCATATAGTGCAAACCCAAATCACTATCAATAGCCGCTATGGTGCACCTTAGGAAACACCTCTCCACCTATCAGTTTTACCTTTAGAGATTTAAAACATGGTATGAAATATAAAGattggaaaatataaaaaagcaAAAACGTAAATGACACCTTGGTCGTCTCCAATATTTCAGCTATTGTTTTCTGTGGAGTCTGAACGAAGTAGTCTTCTTCGTCTGACCCAATTGAAACCATAGGAAGTGGTTTGGAATCAACGGACATCAGTTCTGTATTTTTCTTTGGTAACCTATATAGAAAAGAGGTCGGCTATGAAAACCAGTGTTTGTATTAGCTGTAAAGCAGTGATTGAATTAGATAAACACTCACAAAGATAAGAAAGCATCGACCTCCTTCATCCACGGATTAAGGGAGATAGAAGAAACATTGTATGCATTACATACACTTCGCCTATCTATTTAAGAGTacacatttgaaaaataaaaaaaaaatatcaaatttaatttagaCCAAACAACCAAAAAACATGACAATAATATCTAAAACTGTACCTTTCCAAACTTTGACCTTTGCAAATCTCATGACACAAATTACAGTTTTTTCAGAAATAAGTTCAATTGATTCGCTTAGCTCTAGAGCAACTTTACCCCATACAACCAATGGAATTCTAACATCTCTGGTGACAAAAAATTAATCAAGGGAATAATGTGAATATTTAGATACGATATATAAAGGTAATCAGACTATAATAAAATCGAAATAAGACTCACTCCGGATTTTTTAACTCTAACGAAATCTTTTCGGTGTCCTTTCCATTAAGAGAGACGATTTCAACATTAGAAATCTCCACAACCTGACCAATAATatctacaaaaaaattataataaaagttGAGTATTATCGGGAAATATATTATGAAGtgcattatattaaaaatacactCACCGAACAAATATTGCGGGTTCAGACTACCGTTTAAGATATCATGAAAACTGCAAGGTTTAAAACCGGTCGAACTGAACGACATATCCTCACAAAATCGAACCCGAGTAAAGTcttgtaacaaaattttgtaAGGATGGTTTGTTGTTCGATAGGAGTCGGTGGATAGAGAAAGttgaaaattatagaaaatctTCGAGTCACCTTCTAGGATGTTGGATTCAAATGTAGGAACTAATTCCTCACTAATAGTTGCATGAATAGCATCACCCTGATCAAAATATTAGTAGAGTtgagtatatatatttgttttaatcatGAAGGCTTCATAGAGTAAAAAAATCACGCAATATACTTACATGGGAATCAACTAAAACCATCTCAATACTCTGGATACCTGCTACGGTGAATTGTCTCCACAGACGAACAATATGGACCCTTATTTTCCAGGTCGTTTTACCAGGTTTCAGATCAATCACCTTGTCAAAATATGAGACCATCGTCGGCATTATCAAATGTCTAAgggttttatcttttttatggAGTTTAAGATACGTGAACCTCAACTTATATAAGATACTTTATACCATATAGTTGCAATATATCGGTAATAAGAAAGGAAATGAaaagtaaatgaaaaaatagcttatgttaaatagatatcttataagtttgtatttttgatatttaacattttttactgATTTGAACTTGGTAACcaagaataatatatttgttatctttaatctttaataaattataaatgtaacCATTTAGGATGTGAtacaaaatattacaatttcagAAATtggatatttaacattttttactaATTTCAGAATTGGTAAGCAAGAAAGTAAAATATAACCGGCTCGtcgataaaaataaacataaaacaaatcaTGCATATATACGatataattactaaatattatgGAATGGAAATAAACactataattaatatttatctgCTTAAtgatacattttataaaattgagATAATAAAAAACATCCCCATTAGCCCGTCTatatcattttcaaaattaaacacTTTTCGTTATGGTTACAACCAATGTGTTTTACTGCAAATCTAACCTACTAAATACTATTATCATGACTTTCTCTGCATAGCCAATGAAGTTCAATGTAAAACCCACCAACTTTAGTATTCGTGTACTGCTATGTATAAATGACTTAAAACAAAATAGCTATGCATGTAGATTTCgaaacagaaaaacaaaaaaccaaatTGGAAAGGCTTTGGCCTATATACGAAAACAATATAATCAAGAAACTGATAGACGATTACATTATAGTAAATTCATATAGTTCATGAATTTAAAAGCCTTTGTAGAAGTTTCACACGCAGTTAATCAAGCCAAAAAGACAGAACATTAGTCATGAAAACGAAAACGATACGAAACTTGCAGTAGATTAATTAGCCGATAAACAAAACATCTTTAAAACCCTTGATAAAACTTCA from Raphanus sativus cultivar WK10039 unplaced genomic scaffold, ASM80110v3 Scaffold0945, whole genome shotgun sequence harbors:
- the LOC130503414 gene encoding uncharacterized protein LOC130503414, translated to MPTMVSYFDKVIDLKPGKTTWKIRVHIVRLWRQFTVAGIQSIEMVLVDSHGDAIHATISEELVPTFESNILEGDSKIFYNFQLSLSTDSYRTTNHPYKILLQDFTRVRFCEDMSFSSTGFKPCSFHDILNGSLNPQYLFDIIGQVVEISNVEIVSLNGKDTEKISLELKNPEDVRIPLVVWGKVALELSESIELISEKTVICVMRFAKVKVWKDRRSVCNAYNVSSISLNPWMKEVDAFLSLLPKKNTELMSVDSKPLPMVSIGSDEEDYFVQTPQKTIAEILETTKVERCFLRCTIAAIDSDLGLHYMSCKGCGTKIDMLHNNLCAEGTYELDRRFMFYCTKCKVLNPKRSLRPKLHLVVLDDTGHTKLLVLDSIALQLLHQPFSHAMTPIKDNGDTSVLRTALTKLVGKTYLFKIIIDRNNYQYKDDTFKVAKFITSPYMMNEFDVSPCPKGCSNTFSPEFYKVSQIPEHAMLVPGSSYRSSKFKIMTPAKREGSPIESLEANAYLSADTKPGASFWIKKEKH